One window of Desulfovibrio subterraneus genomic DNA carries:
- a CDS encoding PAS domain-containing sensor histidine kinase gives MSKFKPTTRAFINLTLLLVTTIVMLVFGITDYIREKNRYHDELNVLIEQTTKELAASLALPIWNFQDDQSQKIIENAFFNEDIATILVHDSLSDRIVAGRMRLPDGSIVPTDRITLSPELILSEAPIVLTDRQIGHISLQGTTHNLEALARKALVRITVTIATLNFTLFLLLNIILKRFIDAPLIRIEKFAREVSMQGTTSTSLTEDSFLSEMNSLRQSIVVMVERLQEQYDALAESQKKLSITETRYRDLYENALAGIFRMSPTGGILTANSALAGILGYSSPAEVVSTISDIRNQVFTEKELFDRLMARLDENDLVTNHRILFKKADGEERIGTLALRSIHDAEDQQKHIDGMLHDTTEHTMAERKLREAHAFTQEILDSMPSVVIGIDGKGRITHCNKKAQEETGCTAEELLGKALTEKLPRMKTQEASIISALRERKTITLTNQPHEENGASRLESILVFPVYSGELRGAVIRIDDVTDQARMEELILQTEKMMSVGGLAAGMAHEINNPLAGILLGVQNIIRRLEPEMAGNKKLAEQLSFDLYSMGQYLEARGIRNLLFGIKDSGERAARIVSNMLSFARQSQSHHMVTRLDQLMDKCIELASTDYDLKKKYDFKLITIERDYAPDTPEVMCSPQELEQVMLNLLKNAAYALNSDYASKASPRITVRLRKEHDSAHIEVEDNGPGINEKNKRQVFEPFFTTKQPGEGTGLGLSVSYFIITRNHNGNIWLDTEYRNGARFCITLPAAQETSGSQPAGA, from the coding sequence ATGTCGAAGTTCAAGCCGACAACACGGGCATTCATAAACCTCACGCTACTTCTGGTAACGACCATTGTAATGCTCGTCTTCGGTATTACGGATTATATCCGTGAGAAGAACCGCTACCATGATGAACTGAATGTTCTGATCGAGCAGACCACCAAAGAACTGGCGGCCAGTCTGGCCCTGCCCATATGGAACTTTCAGGATGACCAGTCGCAGAAGATCATAGAAAATGCCTTCTTCAATGAGGACATAGCCACCATACTGGTGCACGATTCACTCTCGGACAGAATTGTTGCCGGACGCATGCGCCTGCCGGACGGAAGCATCGTCCCCACAGACCGGATCACTCTCTCTCCGGAACTCATCCTGTCCGAAGCCCCCATAGTCCTGACCGACAGACAAATCGGCCACATTTCGCTGCAGGGAACAACCCACAATCTGGAAGCACTGGCCCGCAAGGCGCTTGTGCGGATTACCGTAACCATCGCCACCCTGAACTTCACTCTCTTCCTTCTCCTCAACATCATCCTCAAGCGCTTTATTGACGCACCGCTCATACGAATAGAAAAGTTCGCCCGCGAAGTGAGCATGCAGGGCACCACAAGCACCTCACTGACGGAAGATTCCTTTCTTTCGGAAATGAACAGCCTGAGGCAATCCATTGTGGTCATGGTGGAACGGCTTCAGGAGCAATATGACGCGCTTGCGGAATCTCAGAAAAAGCTGAGCATCACGGAAACCCGCTACAGGGATCTTTATGAAAACGCCCTTGCCGGAATCTTCCGCATGTCACCCACCGGGGGCATATTGACGGCAAATTCCGCACTTGCGGGCATTCTCGGCTATTCTTCCCCTGCAGAAGTTGTCAGCACCATTTCCGACATCCGCAATCAAGTCTTCACGGAAAAAGAGTTGTTCGACAGACTCATGGCACGACTCGACGAAAATGATCTGGTAACGAATCATCGCATTTTGTTCAAAAAGGCTGACGGGGAAGAAAGAATAGGCACATTGGCCCTGCGCAGCATCCACGATGCCGAAGATCAGCAAAAGCACATCGACGGCATGCTGCACGACACCACCGAGCACACCATGGCGGAAAGAAAGCTGCGTGAAGCTCACGCCTTCACGCAGGAGATTCTGGATTCCATGCCTTCCGTGGTTATCGGCATTGATGGAAAAGGCAGAATTACACACTGCAACAAGAAGGCGCAGGAAGAAACCGGCTGCACGGCCGAAGAGCTTCTCGGCAAGGCGCTTACCGAGAAACTGCCCCGCATGAAAACGCAGGAGGCAAGCATTATTTCTGCGCTGCGGGAACGCAAGACCATTACCCTTACCAACCAGCCGCACGAAGAAAACGGGGCTTCACGCCTGGAATCCATCCTCGTCTTTCCCGTATACAGCGGCGAGTTGCGCGGAGCAGTTATACGCATTGACGACGTGACTGATCAGGCACGCATGGAAGAGCTTATTCTGCAGACGGAAAAAATGATGTCGGTCGGCGGGCTGGCAGCCGGAATGGCCCATGAGATAAACAACCCGCTTGCGGGCATTCTGCTTGGCGTTCAGAACATCATCCGCCGTCTTGAACCGGAAATGGCCGGTAACAAGAAGCTGGCCGAGCAGTTAAGTTTCGACCTTTACTCCATGGGGCAGTACCTTGAGGCGCGAGGCATTCGCAATCTGCTTTTCGGTATCAAGGATTCCGGTGAAAGAGCCGCACGCATTGTGAGCAACATGCTCAGTTTTGCCCGCCAGAGCCAGAGCCACCATATGGTGACCCGTCTGGACCAGCTCATGGACAAGTGCATCGAGCTTGCATCAACCGATTATGATCTGAAGAAAAAATACGATTTCAAGCTCATAACCATAGAACGGGACTATGCTCCCGATACCCCTGAAGTAATGTGCTCTCCGCAGGAGCTTGAACAGGTTATGCTCAACCTGCTCAAAAACGCGGCCTATGCGCTCAACTCCGACTATGCGTCAAAAGCAAGCCCGCGCATTACGGTACGCCTGCGCAAGGAGCATGATTCCGCACACATAGAGGTGGAAGACAACGGCCCCGGCATCAATGAAAAAAATAAACGTCAGGTATTTGAACCCTTCTTCACCACCAAACAACCAGGAGAAGGCACCGGTCTCGGATTGTCGGTTTCCTATTTCATTATCACGCGCAACCACAACGGCAATATCTGGCTGGATACAGAATACCGCAACGGCGCACGTTTCTGCATCACTCTCCCTGCCGCTCAGGAGACTTCCGGTTCCCAGCCCGCAGGAGCATAA
- a CDS encoding 4Fe-4S dicluster domain-containing protein: MRKAQYAMVIDSAKCIDCKACVVSCKVANGTPEGFSRNWIKASEPDFAAGAKPRTHFQPGACMHCEAPICVDACPTGATYKNADGIVMIDETLCIGCGNCIPACPYGARFRNPQKRTADKCNYCPERRAAGLLPACVDTCPTKARVFGDIMNPESDAARLLEQHKDHVVQVINQKSNTAPHMYYLASTAPVDWTHEAVMPASMATMTGVVDPVVKTLVGLSGLGVLVMLGRQLLSGHDSSHDSSHDSGPDVHTGSDVQAGQAHKQQTDKE; this comes from the coding sequence ATGAGAAAAGCCCAATACGCCATGGTGATAGACTCTGCCAAGTGCATCGACTGCAAGGCCTGCGTGGTGTCGTGCAAGGTGGCAAACGGAACTCCGGAAGGATTCTCCCGGAACTGGATCAAGGCTTCGGAGCCCGATTTTGCAGCCGGTGCCAAGCCCAGAACGCATTTTCAGCCCGGTGCCTGCATGCATTGTGAAGCGCCTATCTGCGTCGACGCCTGCCCCACGGGGGCGACGTACAAGAATGCAGATGGCATCGTGATGATAGACGAAACGCTCTGCATCGGCTGCGGGAACTGCATTCCTGCCTGTCCGTACGGGGCGCGCTTCCGCAATCCGCAAAAGCGCACGGCGGACAAGTGCAATTATTGCCCCGAGCGCAGGGCGGCAGGACTGCTCCCCGCCTGTGTGGATACCTGCCCGACCAAGGCCCGCGTCTTCGGCGACATCATGAATCCGGAATCGGATGCCGCCCGCCTGCTTGAACAGCACAAGGACCATGTGGTGCAGGTAATCAATCAAAAGAGCAACACCGCACCGCACATGTATTATCTGGCTTCCACCGCTCCAGTGGACTGGACGCACGAGGCGGTCATGCCCGCTTCCATGGCGACCATGACAGGCGTGGTGGATCCCGTGGTCAAGACTCTTGTGGGCCTTTCCGGTCTCGGGGTGCTCGTCATGCTGGGTCGCCAGTTGCTTTCCGGCCACGATAGCAGCCACGATAGCAGCCATGACAGCGGGCCCGATGTGCATACCGGCTCCGATGTGCAGGCAGGGCAGGCGCACAAACAGCAAACGGACAAGGAATAG
- a CDS encoding c-type cytochrome, producing MQRKFLMFFVSTLVVAAAFGMAFAAEGGNARKGKFLYRKHCRSCHGVSASDLSPATKTQKEWKALFSDTSKIPCNAQWPAMPESDAKDIFTYLHDYAKDSPSPAKCS from the coding sequence ATGCAAAGGAAGTTCTTGATGTTTTTTGTTTCCACACTGGTGGTGGCGGCAGCGTTCGGTATGGCTTTCGCTGCGGAAGGCGGCAACGCGCGCAAGGGCAAGTTCCTGTACCGCAAGCACTGTCGGAGTTGCCATGGTGTTTCCGCATCTGATCTTTCCCCCGCAACCAAGACCCAGAAGGAATGGAAGGCGCTTTTCAGTGATACGTCCAAGATTCCGTGCAATGCGCAGTGGCCGGCGATGCCTGAGAGTGATGCGAAGGATATTTTCACATATCTGCATGATTACGCCAAGGATTCCCCCTCGCCTGCCAAGTGCAGCTGA
- a CDS encoding formate dehydrogenase subunit gamma: MRMYKRHDRSDIFIHWFNAVCWFLLLVTGVGLIHNPALNPFGDAFPQVLRGMVGGGGNLLLVHEIIGVAWIFGFVGYILVNPRGAACFLREVFAVSPDRDMPWMFRKLVLMTLGEKALKAMGQPSALLPQGYYNMGQKGFGQVSVIGGIVIAVTGVIMLLSDVYFTADATVAVSWAVTLHYLAVGVVFAGLLVHIYMAAISPDERPGFRSMFTGSVPEEYAKHHHRLWYEREKARAADGE, translated from the coding sequence ATGCGCATGTACAAAAGGCATGACCGCTCGGATATCTTCATCCACTGGTTTAACGCTGTCTGTTGGTTCCTGTTGCTGGTGACCGGAGTGGGGCTTATTCACAATCCGGCCCTGAATCCCTTCGGTGACGCGTTTCCGCAGGTTCTGCGAGGCATGGTCGGTGGAGGTGGCAATCTGCTGCTGGTGCACGAGATCATAGGCGTTGCATGGATATTCGGCTTTGTCGGCTATATTCTGGTGAACCCGCGCGGGGCAGCCTGTTTTCTGCGCGAGGTGTTCGCGGTCAGTCCCGACAGGGACATGCCGTGGATGTTCCGCAAGCTGGTGCTCATGACGCTGGGTGAAAAGGCCCTGAAAGCCATGGGCCAGCCTTCCGCGCTGCTGCCGCAGGGCTACTATAACATGGGGCAGAAAGGCTTCGGACAGGTTTCGGTTATCGGCGGCATCGTGATTGCCGTTACGGGCGTGATCATGCTGCTCTCGGATGTCTATTTCACGGCGGACGCGACTGTGGCCGTGAGCTGGGCAGTTACCCTGCATTATCTGGCCGTGGGCGTGGTGTTCGCAGGGCTGCTGGTGCATATTTACATGGCTGCCATTTCTCCGGACGAGCGTCCCGGTTTTCGTTCCATGTTCACCGGCTCGGTGCCGGAAGAGTATGCAAAACATCATCACCGGCTGTGGTATGAGCGCGAAAAGGCGCGTGCCGCAGATGGGGAATAA
- a CDS encoding molybdopterin-containing oxidoreductase family protein, whose protein sequence is MSEGRELKISRRSFFKATGLAAAASLSGGTVLGGLAPQACAAVAAPEWESHFSACDMCFNKCGLVARVQQGRVVKLDPNPKFSKSRGMLCARGNAGVAQLYDPDRLKYPLLRAGKRGEGKWKRIPWDEALAMTAEKMQEIRTKYTPCGYLFSAGADMQSAFVSRFAEVFGSFNVTSHESLCLISNNRAYLDTFGEVPFADVINSKYVLMVGANRFEALVTPDSMDLMTAMREKGCKLVVLDPRYTKTAALADEWHPIRPGTDMAFMLAVINVIISEKLYDAEWMAEKTFGLDQLAGHVSQYTPAWAAAECGIPADDIVRIAREMAAAAPQSMIYPGRRTSDYEDSTQIRRSFAIANALLANWDRPGGLLAARAVGLKGVPYDPPWYDDNPPDRVDAGLVPMMFEHEGSFVLTRDAVLKGEPYPLKGWFVYKTNPMATAPNRAKTIAMAEQMDFTVVVDIAMTDTAHMADLVLPAPSYLERLDPASGLQGSSACACVVVRDPVVNALYESRPVFDILKDVAGRLDLGEYFDFTIEEYRTRQFAELPDAMEALRRDGVYYNPSKVYGLYEGKAHKTLSQKIELFNQRYADMGLDPMPVYTAPAKVPNNQFRLVVGRNAYFTHGSTQNNALLHELMPENTLWLHPDAAQTLGIADGELVEVASSVGRGELKASLTKGIRTDTVYMLTGFGAISPGLTRIHNVGASISALLDDKVDAISGNAALHTTFVTVTRKVAS, encoded by the coding sequence ATGTCGGAGGGTAGGGAATTGAAGATTTCCCGCAGAAGTTTTTTCAAGGCTACCGGTCTGGCTGCCGCAGCAAGTTTGTCCGGCGGCACCGTGCTCGGTGGTCTTGCGCCTCAGGCTTGCGCCGCTGTGGCTGCGCCCGAATGGGAATCGCATTTTTCAGCCTGCGATATGTGTTTCAACAAGTGCGGACTTGTCGCGCGGGTGCAGCAGGGCAGGGTGGTCAAACTTGACCCCAATCCCAAATTTTCCAAATCACGCGGCATGTTATGCGCCAGAGGCAACGCCGGTGTCGCGCAGTTGTATGACCCGGACAGGCTCAAGTATCCTCTGCTGCGCGCAGGTAAGCGCGGCGAAGGCAAGTGGAAGCGCATTCCGTGGGATGAAGCCCTTGCCATGACGGCGGAGAAAATGCAGGAAATCCGCACCAAGTATACCCCGTGCGGGTACTTGTTCAGCGCCGGTGCGGATATGCAGTCTGCGTTCGTCTCCCGTTTCGCAGAGGTATTCGGTTCCTTCAACGTCACCTCGCATGAATCGCTCTGCCTTATTTCCAACAACAGGGCCTATCTGGATACCTTTGGCGAGGTGCCCTTTGCCGATGTCATCAACTCTAAGTACGTCCTCATGGTGGGGGCCAACCGTTTTGAAGCGCTTGTAACGCCCGATTCCATGGATCTCATGACGGCCATGCGGGAAAAGGGCTGCAAACTGGTGGTGCTCGACCCGCGCTATACCAAAACAGCGGCACTGGCGGACGAATGGCATCCCATTCGTCCCGGTACGGACATGGCCTTCATGCTGGCGGTGATCAACGTCATCATCTCTGAAAAATTGTATGATGCAGAGTGGATGGCGGAAAAAACCTTCGGTCTTGATCAGCTTGCCGGACATGTAAGTCAGTATACCCCCGCATGGGCGGCTGCGGAATGCGGCATTCCTGCGGACGATATCGTGCGCATAGCCCGCGAAATGGCTGCGGCGGCACCGCAGTCCATGATCTATCCCGGCCGCAGAACCTCAGACTATGAAGATTCCACCCAGATCAGACGCAGCTTTGCCATTGCCAACGCATTACTGGCCAACTGGGACCGTCCCGGTGGCCTGCTTGCCGCGCGTGCGGTAGGGCTCAAGGGTGTGCCGTACGATCCGCCGTGGTATGACGACAATCCCCCGGATCGCGTGGACGCCGGTCTCGTCCCCATGATGTTTGAGCACGAAGGCTCGTTTGTTCTGACTCGGGACGCTGTTCTGAAGGGCGAGCCCTATCCCCTGAAAGGCTGGTTCGTTTACAAGACCAACCCCATGGCCACGGCACCGAACAGGGCCAAGACCATAGCCATGGCCGAGCAGATGGATTTTACCGTGGTTGTGGACATTGCCATGACGGATACCGCACACATGGCAGATCTGGTGCTGCCTGCTCCCAGCTATCTGGAACGGCTTGATCCGGCATCCGGACTGCAAGGCTCAAGCGCCTGTGCCTGTGTGGTCGTGCGCGACCCTGTGGTGAATGCGCTGTACGAATCGCGTCCGGTATTCGATATTCTCAAGGACGTGGCTGGGCGTCTTGATCTGGGTGAGTACTTTGATTTTACCATCGAAGAATACCGTACAAGACAATTTGCCGAACTGCCCGACGCCATGGAAGCGCTGAGGCGCGATGGGGTCTACTATAACCCCTCCAAGGTATACGGCTTGTACGAAGGCAAGGCGCACAAGACGCTGAGTCAGAAGATTGAGCTGTTCAACCAGCGCTATGCGGATATGGGGCTGGACCCCATGCCGGTATACACCGCACCGGCCAAGGTGCCGAACAACCAGTTCCGCCTTGTGGTGGGGCGTAACGCCTACTTCACGCACGGTTCCACCCAGAATAATGCCCTGCTCCACGAACTGATGCCGGAAAATACGCTGTGGCTGCACCCTGATGCGGCACAAACGCTCGGCATAGCAGACGGCGAATTGGTGGAAGTTGCCTCCTCTGTCGGACGTGGCGAACTGAAGGCATCGCTTACCAAGGGTATTCGCACCGACACGGTGTATATGCTCACCGGCTTCGGCGCCATATCGCCCGGTCTTACCCGCATACACAATGTGGGCGCGAGCATCTCGGCCCTGCTGGATGACAAGGTGGATGCCATTTCCGGTAACGCTGCGCTGCACACAACCTTTGTGACCGTAACCCGGAAGGTGGCGTCATGA